One window from the genome of Pyxicephalus adspersus chromosome 6, UCB_Pads_2.0, whole genome shotgun sequence encodes:
- the GPATCH8 gene encoding G patch domain-containing protein 8: MGMGRMEMELDYAEDATERRRVLEVEKEDTQELRQKYKEFVDKEKAIAKALEELRANFYCELCDKQYQKHQEFDNHINSYDHAHKQRLKDLKQREFARNVSSRSRKDERKQEKALRRLLELAEQRKQSESSAPGSGPMFKATTVAVDEEGLEDEEMPISTSSAAQVSPKHIQEEKIIQTSSAPTQPTAPAVTFGFKSPASSSLLQKVGFSFSFAKKTPLKLESSAAVFKDNNEEVGTPEEDKEEDKTFPDTMNTLKSPVEAECSKDIEVKVEEEEGQGDNGCSLANTLSKLKMMKREERCSQAGESDYYHYMPPSHCKVKPNFQFLLFMRSTEQTQIECEISKEEKKQPAPSKTKPPKPTECKGDKSISGEGKAISAVENSPSPTLAKSDKRETDEGKEKPNTNSNEDPPKKSPTPVKEQPERPKHPTGPFFPVLSKDESTTLQWPSELLIFTQAEPSISYSCNPLYFDFKLSRNKDNKGKLSGKTKDNPGTNKDCLPPTGAGNDHVTLKKEGVSMPLTCGAQSKASSAPLGDIKPESVEENKESTGKSHKHKKKKKHKKSSKRKRKHKEGDEGSEQKLKKRKKHKHKKSKSSSKAVLKVEDPEPSPSPALKSHTKDLGIQKSVNKEDSTGNVTTKQDLPTSSKESENKKPKTEPKSSLPPSAAAPLSSSSSSHRNTPNKVRNRHSSGDYDSEDDAGRKKSTSRYSDEYDSTSDRSRSRSRSGKRRRSYSSSSGGSTDRSRYSRNQSYSDSDYSDYSSGSRRRSKRRSPGSDSDSVASKRHSTRHKYSSSDYSRSRSRSRSRSRGSRSRGRGRSSSSSRSRSKRRSRSTTGHSWKRSRSYSRDRSASARSHSGRGSHGRDSVDTRRDARRDFNRSKIYRSQSPHFARSGNRRAESRGSDSKGTSSSNQPHKSNEKDSGRCSLTAKQLLEKIQSRRLEKAAGSTEDGNPKPGAKVKDPPQGYFGPKLPPVLGNKIAQLPMIGKLPAGSKSTGLQKVENDSGEASVTLDVELEKDTKPPPQVDNTPPPEPPAPTAEHLPAEGSVSFQPPPPEFAEGAGPHSLGNGSLPFPPIHGRMMPPPPEGEFYHPPTYPPITVDPNATQTEGEDEEEAVEEEEDEGSLAPLESQPITFTPEEMEKYSKLQQAAQQHIQQQLLAKQVKSFPAGAVPQALQTPTPALQPIHIQQAPPPVSAASITTVQHAILQHAAAAAAIGIPPHQQALAQVHHIPQPHLAPISLSHLTHSLIPAHPAAFLASHPIHIIPASALHPAGPLTLHHVPHALYPTLLAPRPGTAAAATALHLHPLLHPIFSGQDFQHPPSHGT; encoded by the exons AGGCTGAAAGATCTGAAGCAACGGGAGTTTGCTCGCAATGTTTCTTCACGGTCACGGAAAGATGAGCGCAAGCAGGAGAAAGCTTTACGACGTCTGCTTGAACTGGCAGAGCAGAGGAAACAATCTGAGAG tagtGCACCTGGAAGTGGTCCCATGTTTAAAGCTACCACAGTTGCAGTGGATGAAGAAGGCCTAGAAGACGAAGAGATGCCCATCAGCACAAGTTCAGCTGCCCAAGTTAGCCCAAAACACattcaggaggaaaaaataaTTCAGACGTCCTCTGCCCCAACTCAACCCACAGCTCCAGCAGTTAcgtttggctttaaaagtccagcTAGTTCCTCGCTACTTCAGAAGGTCGGCTTCTCTTTCTCTTTTGCCAAGAAAACACCTTTAAAGCTGGAGTCCTCGGCAGCTGTGTTCAAGGACAACAATGAGGAAGTGGGAACACCAGAAGAAGACAAGGAAGAAGACAAAACCTTTCCTGATACCATGAACACACTGAAAAGTCCAGTGGAAGCAGAGTGCAGTAAAGATATTGAAGTTAAAGTGGAGGAAGAGGAAGGTCAGGGAGATAATGGCTGCTCCCTCGCCAACACCTTATCTAAACTGAAGATGATGAAACGGGAAGAAAGATGTAGTCAGGCAGGGGAGTCAGACTATTATCATTATATGCCACCCTCTCATTGCAAAGTAAAGCCCAATTTTCAGTTTCTCCTGTTTATGAGATCCACAGAACAAACACAGATTGAATGTGAAATTtcaaaggaagagaagaaacagCCTGCTCCCAGCAAGACCAAGCCTCCAAAACCAACAGAATGTAAAGGGGATAAGAGCATATCTGGTGAAGGAAAGGCCATTTCAGCAGTGGAAAATAGTCCTTCTCCAACCTTAGCTAAGTCAGACAAGAGAGAGACAGATGAAGGCAAAGAGAAGCCTAACACTAATTCAAATGAGGACCCTCCCAAGAAATCCCCAACTCCTGTGAAAGAACAGCCAGAACGTCCCAAGCACCCAACTGGTCCTTTTTTTCCGGTTTTGAGCAAGGATGAGAGCACCACTCTACAGTGGCCATCCGAGCTCCTGATATTCACCCAAGCAGAGCCTTCCATCTCCTACAGCTGTAACCCTTTATATTTTGACTTCAAACTTTCCCGTAACAAAGACAACAAAGGAAAGCTGTCTGGCAAGACGAAAGACAACCCAGGCACTAACAAAGACTGCTTACCTCCCACTGGGGCAGGCAACGAccatgttacattaaaaaaggaaGGTGTCTCAATGCCACTTACATGTGGGGCCCAATCCAAGGCTTCCTCTGCACCTCTCGGTGATATAAAACCCGAATCTGTTGAAGAGAACAAAGAATCAACAGGAAAGTCTCacaagcacaaaaagaaaaaaaagcacaagaaaaGCAGCAAACGTAAGCGGAAACATAAGGAAGGAGATGAAGGATCAGAACAGAAattgaagaagaggaagaagcatAAGCACAAGAAGTCAAAAAGTTCTTCCAAAGCAGTGTTAAAGGTAGAAGATCCTGAGCCCAGTCCGTCTCCTGCCTTGAAAAGCCACACTAAAGACTTAGGCATTCAAAAGTCTGTGAATAAAGAGGACAGTACTGGGAATGTTACTACAAAACAGGACCTTCCTACTTCCTCCAAAGAGTCTGAAAACAAAAAGCCTAAAACAGAACCTAAATCATCACTTCCAccttctgctgctgctcctttatcatcttcctcctcctcacaCCGAAATACACCCAACAAGGTTCGAAACCGACACAGTAGTGGGGACTATGACAGTGAAGATGATGCAGGAAGGAAAAAGTCAACCTCTAGATATAGTGATGAATATGACTCCACTAGTGACCGCTCCAGAAGTCGGTCAAGGTCTGGAAAGAGACGGCGGTCCTATTCATCTAGTTCAGGTGGCTCCACAGATAGAAGTAGATATAGTCGCAATCAAAGTTACTCAGACAGTGACTATAGTGATTACAGCAGTGGGTCCAGGCGACGATCCAAAAGGCGGTCACCAGGTTCAGACTCCGATTCTGTGGCTTCTAAGAGACATTCCACTAGGCATAAATACTCTTCTTCTGATTACAGCCGCAGTCGTTCCAGAAGTAGAAGCCGCTCGAGAGGAAGTAGGAGTCGAGGCAGAGGAAGGTCTAGCAGTAGCAGCCGGAGTAGGAGTAAGAGGAGAAGTCGCAGCACAACTGGTCACAGTTGGAAACGCAGTCGCAGCTATAGTAGGGACCGGAGCGCAAGTGCTCGTAGTCATTCAGGAAGAGGATCACACGGGAGGGACAGTGTAGATACCCGACGGGATGCTAGGCGGGACTTTAATCGTTCTAAGATCTACCGTTCTCAGTCACCCCATTTTGCTCGCTCTGGAAACCGGAGAGCGGAGAGTCGGGGATCAGATTCAAAAGGAACTAGTAGCTCTAACCAACCACATAAAAGCAATGAAAAAGACTCTGGCCGATGTTCTCTAACAGCTAAACAACTGCTTGAGAAAATTCAGTCGCGCCGTTTGGAAAAGGCAGCAGGCTCTACAGAGGATGGAAACCCAAAACCAGGAGCTAAAGTAAAAGACCCACCTCAGGGATATTTTGGTCCCAAATTACCACCCGTTCTTGGTAATAAAATTGCACAACTGCCAATGATAGGCAAATTACCAGCAGGCTCTAAGAGCACAGGTCTGCAGAAAGTAGAGAACGATTCAGGGGAGGCTTCTGTTACTCTAGATGTGGAGCTGGAAAAAGACACTAAACCGCCCCCACAGGTGGACAACACTCCACCCCCAGAGCCTCCTGCACCAACTGCAGAACATCTGCCAGCAGAGGGCAGTGTCAGCTTCCAACCACCACCTCCAGAGTTTGCAGAGGGAGCTGGACCACACTCTTTAGGTAATGGTAGTCTTCCCTTTCCACCAATTCATGGAAGGATGATGCCACCGCCACCTGAGGGTGAATTTTATCACCCACCAACGTACCCACCTATCACAGTGGATCCAAATGCCACTCAAACTGAAGGTGAAgatgaagaggaggcggtggaGGAAGAAGAGGATGAAGGTTCTCTGGCACCTCTGGAGAGCCAGCCTATCACTTTCACCCCTGAAGAAATGGAGAAGTACAGTAAGCTACAACAAGCAGCCCAGCAGCATATACAGCAACAGCTTTTGGCCAAACAGGTCAAGAGTTTCCCAGCGGGGGCAGTTCCACAAGCTCTACAGACACCAACACCTGCCCTTCAGCCTATTCACATTCAGCAAGCACCACCTCCAGTGTCTGCTGCCTCTATAACCACTGTGCAGCATGCCATCTTGCAGCATGCAGCAGCTGCTGCAGCCATTGGCATACCTCCTCACCAACAGGCACTGGCCCAGGTCCACCACATCCCTCAACCTCATCTAGCACCCATCTCACTCTCCCACCTCACCCACTCTCTCATCCCAGCACATCCGGCTGCTTTTTTAGCTAGCCACCCCATACACATAATCCCAGCCTCTGCTCTCCATCCTGCTGGACCTCTTACGCTTCACCATGTACCCCATGCCCTATATCCGACTTTGCTTGCTCCTCGGCCGGGCACAGCTGCAGCAGCTACAGCTTTGCACCTGCACCCTCTTCTTCACCCTATTTTCTCAGGCCAGGACTTTCAACACCCTCCCAGCCATGGGACATGA